A single Oncorhynchus tshawytscha isolate Ot180627B linkage group LG01, Otsh_v2.0, whole genome shotgun sequence DNA region contains:
- the LOC112241115 gene encoding pre-B-cell leukemia transcription factor 3: LSLSLSHSLSLPLPFSFRHLRRKRRNFSKQATEILNEYFYSHLSNPYPSEEAKEELAKKCSITVSQGVGTTITVSQVSNWFGNKRIRYKKNIGKFQEEANLYAAKTAVTATHAVAAAIHNSQANSPTTPNSGFQMKDEEFQLDSAESKNSLLTNMFTAGGYHTPCYQSDGRIQ, from the exons ctgtctctctctctctctcattctctctctctccctcttcccttttcTTTTCGCCATCTCAGACGGAAAAGGCGgaacttcagcaagcaggccacGGAGATCCTGAACGAGTACTTCTACTCACACCTCAGCAACCCTTACCCGAGCGAGGAGGCCAAGGAGGAACTAGCAAAAAAGTGCAGCATCACTGTGTCCCAG GGTGTAGGAACCACCATCACAGTGTCACAG GTGTCCAATTGGTTCGGCAACAAGAGGATCCGGTACAAGAAGAACATCGGCAAGTTCCAGGAGGAGGCTAACCTCTATGCAGCCAAGACAGCGGTGACGGCAACCCATGCCGTGGCAGCAGCCATCCACAACAGCCAGGCCAACTCACCCACCACGCCCAACTCTG GCTTCCAGATGAAAGATGAGGAATTTCAACTGGACTCTGCTGAGAGCAAAAACTCCCTTTTAACCAACATGTTCACAGCCG